A genomic segment from Lutibacter sp. A80 encodes:
- the surE gene encoding 5'/3'-nucleotidase SurE — MDRRPLILVTNDDGITAPGIRTLIAVMNEIGDVVVVAPDSPQSGMGHAVTISETLYCDAIKIDDGPQEEYKSSGTPADCVKLAVSEILDRKPDLCVSGINHGSNSSINVIYSGTMSAAVEAGVEGIPAIGFSLLDYSWNANFEVLKPFIKQIVLNVLEHSLPDGVVLNVNFPKSETFKGIKICRQARANWVEEFDKRINPQGKVYYWLTGKFINMDKGEDTDEWALENNYISVVPVQFDLTAHHFIHKLNNWNL; from the coding sequence ATGGATAGAAGACCTTTAATTTTAGTGACTAATGATGATGGTATAACAGCTCCAGGTATACGTACTTTAATAGCTGTAATGAATGAAATTGGTGATGTTGTTGTGGTTGCACCAGATAGTCCTCAAAGTGGTATGGGACATGCAGTAACTATAAGTGAAACTTTATATTGTGATGCTATAAAAATTGATGATGGCCCACAAGAAGAATATAAATCTTCTGGAACTCCTGCCGATTGTGTAAAGTTGGCAGTAAGTGAAATTTTAGATAGAAAACCAGATTTATGTGTTTCAGGTATAAATCATGGTTCAAATTCGTCTATAAACGTCATTTATTCTGGAACAATGAGTGCTGCAGTTGAAGCGGGAGTTGAAGGGATTCCAGCAATTGGTTTTTCTTTGTTAGATTACTCTTGGAATGCCAATTTCGAAGTTTTAAAACCGTTTATAAAACAAATTGTTTTAAATGTTTTGGAACATAGCCTGCCTGATGGAGTGGTTTTAAATGTTAATTTCCCGAAAAGTGAAACATTTAAAGGCATTAAAATATGCCGTCAAGCACGTGCTAATTGGGTAGAAGAATTTGATAAACGTATTAATCCACAAGGAAAAGTGTATTATTGGCTTACAGGAAAATTTATAAATATGGATAAAGGTGAAGATACCGATGAATGGGCTTTGGAAAACAATTATATTTCTGTGGTACCCGTTCAATTCGATTTAACAGCTCATCATTTTATTCATAAATTAAATAACTGGAATTTATAA
- a CDS encoding peptide MFS transporter, translating into MSTLTKYKFEGTEMNNKLLMGHPSGLFILFFTEMWERFSYYGMRALLVLFLTSALMDGGWAWSREDALGLYGTYTMLVYFTPIIGGILADRLLGYRNAVALGAFLMTLGHAAMAFDTPWALYLGIGLLIAGNGFFKPNITSIINGVYKNAQEKKDGAFTIFYMGVNAGAFLGIMLCGYVGETYGWHYGFGLAGIFMFLGMLQFWFAQTIFGKVGLKPTKEVDISDAIPNEEVKEKSYDDIPSSHQRDRYIVVGILAFFTIFFWAAFEQAGGSMTIFAKDYTNRILEGGAANIFRIANTLLTIVPLAIITYVLFQLFKITFKKYTLSNLFLGLSFTIIWAIVIIMLKNQFSQTSTEIPASWFGILNSFFIISFAPLFSKIWESKFNPPATVKFGIGLILLGLGFSVLAYGSASIPQGAKTASVSVIWLILAYLLHTLGELSLSPVGLSYVSKLVPGKMIAMMFGLWYIAVGMGNKLAGSMGGMIDEITTKYSMSTFFLIFTIVPIIAGILIMSLTPVIKKLMHGVK; encoded by the coding sequence ATGAGTACACTAACAAAGTATAAATTTGAAGGTACAGAAATGAATAATAAATTATTGATGGGGCACCCGTCTGGTTTATTCATTTTATTCTTTACCGAAATGTGGGAAAGATTCTCCTATTATGGAATGCGAGCTCTGCTTGTATTATTTTTAACTTCCGCTTTAATGGACGGAGGTTGGGCTTGGAGTCGTGAAGATGCTTTAGGCTTATATGGAACTTATACAATGTTAGTATATTTCACTCCAATTATTGGAGGTATTTTAGCGGATCGACTTTTAGGTTATAGAAATGCAGTTGCTTTAGGTGCATTTTTAATGACACTTGGACACGCCGCAATGGCTTTTGACACACCTTGGGCTTTATATTTAGGTATTGGCTTGTTAATTGCTGGAAATGGTTTTTTTAAACCAAATATTACCTCAATTATTAATGGTGTTTATAAAAATGCTCAAGAAAAGAAAGATGGTGCTTTTACCATATTTTATATGGGTGTAAATGCAGGTGCTTTCTTAGGAATTATGTTATGTGGTTATGTAGGTGAAACTTATGGCTGGCATTATGGTTTTGGATTAGCTGGTATTTTTATGTTTTTAGGTATGCTACAATTTTGGTTTGCACAAACTATATTTGGTAAAGTAGGTTTAAAACCAACCAAAGAAGTAGATATATCTGATGCTATTCCAAACGAAGAAGTTAAAGAAAAAAGTTACGATGATATTCCTAGTAGTCACCAAAGAGACAGATATATAGTTGTTGGTATTTTAGCTTTTTTTACTATCTTTTTCTGGGCTGCTTTTGAACAAGCTGGTGGATCTATGACTATTTTTGCCAAAGACTATACCAATAGAATACTAGAAGGTGGTGCTGCAAATATTTTTAGAATAGCTAACACATTATTAACTATTGTGCCTTTAGCAATTATTACTTATGTTCTTTTTCAACTATTTAAAATAACATTTAAAAAGTATACTTTATCAAATCTATTTTTAGGATTGAGTTTTACAATAATATGGGCTATTGTAATTATAATGTTAAAAAATCAATTTAGCCAAACTTCAACAGAAATACCTGCTTCTTGGTTTGGAATTTTAAATTCATTCTTCATTATATCATTTGCTCCTTTATTTTCTAAAATATGGGAAAGTAAATTTAACCCACCTGCAACTGTAAAATTTGGAATTGGCTTAATATTATTAGGCTTAGGTTTTTCAGTATTGGCCTACGGTTCTGCAAGTATACCTCAAGGAGCTAAAACAGCCTCTGTAAGTGTTATTTGGTTAATTTTAGCTTATTTATTACACACTTTAGGTGAATTAAGTTTATCTCCTGTTGGCTTATCATATGTTTCTAAATTAGTACCAGGTAAAATGATTGCCATGATGTTTGGACTATGGTATATTGCTGTAGGTATGGGTAATAAATTAGCTGGTTCAATGGGTGGAATGATTGATGAAATTACCACTAAATACTCTATGAGTACTTTCTTTTTAATTTTCACTATAGTACCAATTATTGCCGGTATATTAATAATGTCATTAACTCCAGTTATTAAAAAATTAATGCACGGCGTTAAATAA
- a CDS encoding thioredoxin fold domain-containing protein, which translates to MKKLLILTIALCSISVSAQKINWMSLEEAVAAQKVTPKKIFIDAYTVWCGPCKMLDKNTFSNKDVATYVNENYYAVKFNAEGNETISFKDQTFTNPNFDATKSGRNSSHQLAGYFGVRAYPTIIFLDEDNNLIAPLPGYKTPQQFELYLKLFETDDYKNITAQGDWEAYQSNFKYEFEE; encoded by the coding sequence ATGAAGAAACTACTTATTTTAACAATAGCCTTATGCAGCATATCTGTATCTGCTCAAAAAATAAATTGGATGAGCTTAGAAGAAGCTGTTGCAGCACAAAAAGTAACACCTAAAAAAATATTTATAGATGCTTATACTGTTTGGTGTGGCCCTTGTAAAATGTTAGATAAAAATACATTTAGCAATAAAGATGTAGCAACTTATGTAAATGAAAATTATTATGCTGTAAAATTTAATGCTGAAGGAAACGAAACAATAAGTTTTAAAGATCAAACATTTACAAACCCTAATTTTGACGCAACTAAATCTGGTAGAAATAGTTCACATCAATTAGCTGGCTACTTTGGTGTAAGAGCCTACCCTACAATTATATTTTTAGATGAAGATAATAATTTAATCGCTCCGCTACCTGGGTATAAAACACCTCAACAGTTTGAGTTATATTTAAAATTATTTGAAACAGATGATTATAAAAATATAACTGCACAAGGTGATTGGGAAGCGTATCAAAGCAATTTTAAATATGAATTTGAAGAATAA
- a CDS encoding MFS transporter, which produces MSTEKKSFLQTVGSFNKTFWLGSFMELMERWAWYGVFTLFALYLVGSTDKGGLGFNHIQKGNIMSDITALLYFLPIFTGVIADKIGYKLSLIIAYTILITGYLLMGEVNTYWGMYFVFLFVAIGAAMFKPVASAIITKSTNKSNGTLGFGIFYMMVNIGGFIGPASSSYLRSTYGWKLIFIQAAVVIGINLLLVLFFFKEPEREKTAKESFGAAIRTSLLKIWEAVKDTRLTVLLILMVGFWTMFNQLFYTLPNFIEDWVDSSALSASITNFWPGLGNLLSENGQIKPEWFTNIDALMIVTLQMFVSYFVIKMRHVSAMIRGFIIAAIGIGLTFYTNNVMFTILGTMIFAIGEMTTNPTFSSFIALISPKGKEALYQGTYFLPVAAGNFLTKLISGNLYQSWSDKLSLLQTEMTTRGIEMPEITETFTKNDYLVLAEQKLGMEHWEMTQMLWDNYNPNKIWYVIVAIGIITIIALSIYDKMVIRPKEKAELEA; this is translated from the coding sequence ATGAGTACAGAAAAAAAATCTTTTTTGCAAACAGTCGGCTCTTTTAATAAAACATTTTGGCTAGGTAGTTTTATGGAACTTATGGAGCGTTGGGCCTGGTATGGAGTTTTTACTCTTTTTGCATTATACCTAGTTGGTTCAACTGATAAAGGAGGATTAGGTTTTAACCATATTCAAAAAGGAAATATAATGTCTGATATTACAGCTTTATTATATTTTCTGCCAATTTTTACGGGTGTTATTGCCGATAAAATAGGATATAAACTATCGCTAATAATAGCCTACACAATTTTAATTACAGGGTATTTATTAATGGGTGAAGTAAACACTTATTGGGGTATGTATTTTGTATTCTTATTTGTTGCAATTGGAGCTGCAATGTTTAAGCCTGTAGCTTCTGCAATTATTACTAAATCAACAAATAAATCCAATGGAACATTAGGTTTTGGTATTTTTTATATGATGGTAAACATTGGTGGTTTTATTGGCCCTGCATCATCATCATATTTAAGATCTACTTACGGTTGGAAATTAATTTTTATTCAGGCTGCAGTTGTAATTGGAATTAACTTACTACTTGTATTGTTTTTCTTTAAAGAACCTGAAAGAGAAAAAACAGCAAAAGAATCTTTTGGTGCTGCTATAAGAACTTCATTATTAAAAATATGGGAAGCAGTTAAAGACACAAGATTAACTGTTCTTTTAATTTTAATGGTTGGTTTCTGGACTATGTTCAACCAATTATTTTATACATTACCAAACTTTATTGAAGATTGGGTAGATTCCTCTGCACTAAGTGCTTCTATAACTAATTTTTGGCCTGGATTAGGAAACTTATTAAGTGAAAACGGACAAATTAAACCAGAATGGTTTACAAATATTGATGCTTTAATGATTGTAACCCTACAAATGTTTGTTTCTTATTTTGTAATTAAAATGAGACACGTAAGCGCTATGATTAGAGGTTTTATTATTGCAGCTATTGGTATTGGTTTAACTTTCTACACAAACAATGTAATGTTTACCATTTTAGGAACAATGATATTTGCAATTGGTGAAATGACTACAAACCCAACTTTCTCATCTTTTATTGCTTTAATATCGCCTAAAGGAAAAGAAGCCTTATATCAAGGAACCTACTTTTTACCTGTAGCAGCTGGTAACTTTTTAACAAAACTTATTTCTGGTAACCTTTACCAATCTTGGTCAGATAAATTAAGTTTATTACAAACTGAAATGACAACTAGAGGTATAGAAATGCCTGAAATAACAGAAACCTTTACAAAAAATGACTACTTAGTTTTAGCTGAACAAAAACTAGGAATGGAACATTGGGAAATGACTCAAATGCTGTGGGATAACTATAATCCAAATAAAATTTGGTATGTAATTGTTGCTATTGGAATTATAACAATTATAGCCTTATCTATTTACGATAAAATGGTTATTAGACCAAAAGAAAAAGCAGAACTAGAAGCTTAA
- a CDS encoding ComEC/Rec2 family competence protein, translating to MIKFLKFIPVQLVLFLVIGILVGSNFYFQPGLLVKILSSLIILLFAIYIYTNRQIKSNSVFTIIAFILIFFIGISTITFKNQLYNKQHYTNISGFKPANNTIATIAIKKVLKPTLKYNKYEAEVVQLLNTKSIGSILVNIEKDSSVAILNVGDNIVVSTSFYEINKPLNPYVFNYKKYLKNKQIYHQLYVNNTQFLKQTITAFSIKGLAAKFRDKVIISLKNNGFKDNELAVVNALLLGQRQTISKDLIESYSDAGAIHILAVSGLHIGIILLILTFLLKPLHYLKYGKLISSIIIVCLLWMYAIIAGLSPSVVRAVTMFTAIAIGMYLNKASNIYNTLVISMFFLLLFNPYYLFDVGFQLSYLAVFAIVWIQPKIVSLWSPKNKFVFKMWQLFAVSLAAQLGVLPLSIFYFHQFPGLFFLSNLVIIPFLGFILITGIVVILLSVFELLPQVLADIFIHIIRLMNAFVKWIASQDFFIIKDIALSMVLMCALYVVVFLTFKWIEKKMFSRLILVLLAFISVQIVLIFEKNKLQTTNEFIVFNENRTTVLASRFGTDLNIYSSTDSIENLYSINAYVLGSGLKKTSEVKSIKNLYRFKNETVLLIDSLGMYNFKSVKPSIILLQNSPKINLDRLLKIHQPKMLVVDASNYRSYVNRWEETCIKNKTPFYNTMQKGAFILKE from the coding sequence ATGATTAAATTTTTAAAATTTATACCTGTACAATTAGTACTTTTTTTAGTGATTGGTATTTTAGTTGGAAGTAACTTTTACTTTCAACCGGGTTTACTTGTTAAAATACTTTCTTCTTTAATAATATTATTATTTGCTATTTATATTTATACAAATAGACAGATAAAGTCTAATAGTGTATTTACTATAATTGCTTTTATACTGATTTTTTTTATTGGAATTTCAACCATTACTTTTAAAAATCAACTGTATAATAAACAGCATTACACAAATATTTCAGGTTTTAAACCTGCAAATAATACCATTGCTACAATAGCTATTAAAAAAGTCTTAAAACCGACTCTTAAATATAATAAGTATGAAGCTGAAGTGGTACAGTTACTAAATACCAAATCAATTGGAAGTATTCTTGTTAATATTGAAAAGGATAGTAGTGTTGCTATTTTAAATGTTGGAGATAATATTGTTGTTAGCACTTCATTTTATGAAATAAATAAACCATTAAATCCTTATGTATTTAATTATAAAAAATATTTAAAAAATAAGCAGATTTACCATCAATTGTATGTAAATAATACTCAATTTTTAAAACAAACTATAACTGCTTTTTCCATAAAAGGATTGGCTGCTAAATTTAGAGATAAAGTTATAATTTCATTAAAGAATAATGGCTTTAAAGATAACGAACTAGCTGTAGTAAATGCGCTTTTGTTAGGGCAACGGCAAACAATATCAAAGGATTTAATTGAAAGTTATTCAGATGCTGGAGCTATTCATATTTTAGCGGTATCTGGGTTGCATATTGGAATTATTTTATTAATTCTTACCTTTTTATTGAAACCATTACATTATTTAAAATATGGAAAATTAATTTCTAGTATTATTATAGTTTGTTTATTATGGATGTATGCAATTATTGCAGGTTTATCGCCTTCGGTAGTAAGAGCCGTAACTATGTTTACTGCAATTGCAATTGGAATGTATTTAAATAAGGCTTCAAATATTTATAATACATTGGTTATTTCAATGTTTTTTTTACTCCTTTTTAATCCTTATTATTTATTTGATGTCGGTTTTCAATTAAGCTATTTAGCTGTTTTTGCAATTGTTTGGATACAACCAAAAATTGTAAGTTTATGGAGTCCTAAAAACAAGTTTGTTTTTAAAATGTGGCAATTATTTGCAGTTTCATTAGCTGCACAATTGGGTGTTTTGCCTTTAAGTATTTTTTATTTTCATCAATTTCCAGGCTTGTTTTTTCTGTCTAATCTAGTAATAATTCCGTTTTTAGGATTTATACTAATAACAGGGATTGTTGTAATATTACTTTCAGTTTTTGAATTACTTCCGCAAGTTTTAGCCGATATTTTTATACATATTATTCGATTAATGAATGCTTTTGTTAAGTGGATAGCTAGTCAAGATTTCTTTATTATTAAAGATATAGCATTATCAATGGTATTAATGTGTGCGTTGTATGTTGTTGTTTTTTTAACTTTTAAATGGATAGAAAAGAAAATGTTTAGTAGGTTGATTTTAGTATTACTTGCATTTATAAGCGTGCAAATTGTATTGATTTTTGAAAAGAATAAGTTACAAACAACAAATGAGTTTATAGTTTTTAATGAAAATAGAACAACGGTTTTGGCTAGTAGGTTTGGAACAGATTTAAATATTTATAGCTCAACAGATTCAATTGAAAATTTATATAGTATTAATGCTTATGTTTTAGGTTCAGGGTTAAAAAAAACTAGCGAAGTTAAGTCGATTAAAAACTTGTATAGGTTTAAAAATGAGACTGTATTGCTAATTGATAGCTTGGGAATGTATAATTTTAAGAGTGTGAAGCCTTCAATTATACTATTACAGAATTCTCCTAAAATTAATTTAGATCGTTTGTTAAAAATACATCAACCAAAAATGTTGGTAGTTGATGCGTCAAATTATAGAAGTTATGTTAATAGATGGGAGGAAACCTGTATAAAAAATAAAACTCCTTTTTACAATACTATGCAAAAAGGAGCTTTTATATTAAAAGAATAA
- a CDS encoding carboxy terminal-processing peptidase: MIRKFKFLVPIILIIGFSTSFKKVNNTDPKDKVLITILNYVLTQWHYHPQDINDSFSENVYTKFIDNLDPTKRYFLQADIDEFSKYKKDIDDQIKKEDLSFFNLVFERFSQRTEESKAYYKEILNSRFNFNIEDTLNVDYDAKQYAKNKNELILNWKKQLKFSALSKLYDKINDENDKFEKDSSYHKKSIETLEAEARKSTLENMDEYFMRLDELNESDWFSTYINSISEEFDPHTNYYDPDAKKGFDQDISGKLEGIGARLQKKNDYTKVSELVSGGPAWKQGELEAEDLILKVGQGDEEPVNIVGMRLSDAIQYIKGKKGTEVKLTVKKVDGTTKVISIIRDVVELEETFVKSSVVKKDNRTFGLIHLPKFYIDFDEKNYRNSTTDMAQEIERLKKENVEGLIIDLRNNGGGSLQTAVEISGLFIDKGPVVQVKSRDKNADVLKDVDSKIQWDGPLVILVNEFSASASEIFAAAMQDYKRAVIIGGKQTYGKGTVQRVLDLNRYHNLKEDIGALKMTVQKFYRINGGSTQLEGVHSDIVLPDRFMYLEIGERDLTNPLAYDKVPEANYSLWNNYENFDSAINNSKKRVANNNNFKLINDNAKWLKDTQDDTLIYLSLDAYKKDLENNKNESIKYKSISDFTTNLTFNSPQYELSKIEADKDLADKRTAWHKNLKKDIYVDEALNVLSELKIKSKNHLVKN; this comes from the coding sequence ATGATTAGAAAATTTAAATTTTTAGTACCCATTATTCTTATAATTGGTTTTTCAACAAGTTTTAAAAAGGTTAATAATACAGATCCAAAAGATAAAGTTTTAATAACCATTCTAAATTATGTATTAACACAATGGCATTATCATCCGCAAGATATAAATGATTCGTTTTCAGAAAATGTATATACTAAGTTTATTGATAATTTAGACCCTACTAAAAGGTACTTTTTACAAGCTGATATAGATGAATTTTCAAAGTATAAAAAAGATATTGATGACCAAATAAAAAAAGAAGATTTAAGCTTTTTTAATTTAGTTTTCGAACGTTTTTCTCAACGTACAGAAGAGTCCAAAGCATATTATAAAGAAATATTAAATTCGCGTTTTAACTTCAATATTGAAGATACTTTAAATGTTGATTACGATGCTAAACAATATGCTAAAAACAAAAATGAATTAATTCTTAATTGGAAAAAACAATTAAAATTTAGCGCTTTATCTAAACTATACGACAAAATAAATGATGAAAATGACAAGTTTGAAAAAGATAGTTCATATCATAAAAAATCAATAGAAACTCTAGAAGCTGAAGCTCGAAAATCTACGTTAGAAAATATGGATGAATATTTTATGCGCTTAGATGAACTGAATGAGTCTGACTGGTTTTCAACTTATATAAATAGTATTTCTGAAGAATTTGACCCACATACTAATTATTACGATCCTGATGCTAAAAAAGGATTTGATCAAGATATTTCTGGAAAATTAGAAGGTATTGGTGCTAGACTTCAAAAGAAAAATGATTATACCAAAGTAAGTGAACTTGTTTCTGGTGGTCCTGCTTGGAAACAAGGTGAATTAGAGGCTGAAGATCTTATTTTAAAAGTGGGACAAGGAGATGAAGAGCCTGTAAATATTGTAGGTATGCGTCTATCCGATGCCATACAATATATAAAAGGGAAAAAAGGAACCGAAGTTAAACTTACTGTAAAAAAAGTTGACGGTACTACTAAGGTAATTTCTATAATTAGAGATGTGGTAGAATTAGAAGAAACTTTTGTAAAATCTAGTGTGGTAAAAAAAGACAATCGTACATTTGGTCTAATTCACTTACCTAAATTTTACATCGATTTTGATGAAAAAAATTACAGAAATTCAACAACTGATATGGCACAAGAAATTGAACGCCTTAAAAAAGAAAATGTTGAAGGTTTAATTATCGACTTAAGAAATAATGGTGGTGGATCTTTACAAACTGCTGTTGAAATTTCTGGTTTATTTATAGATAAAGGTCCAGTAGTTCAAGTAAAATCTAGAGATAAAAACGCTGACGTTTTAAAAGATGTTGACTCTAAAATTCAATGGGATGGTCCTTTGGTAATATTAGTTAATGAATTCTCCGCATCAGCCTCTGAAATATTTGCTGCTGCTATGCAAGATTATAAAAGAGCTGTTATTATTGGTGGAAAACAAACTTACGGTAAAGGAACTGTACAACGTGTTTTAGATTTAAATAGATATCACAATTTAAAAGAAGATATTGGAGCGTTAAAAATGACTGTTCAAAAGTTCTATAGAATTAATGGTGGCTCTACTCAATTAGAAGGTGTACACTCAGATATTGTGTTACCTGACAGATTTATGTATTTAGAAATTGGTGAAAGAGATTTAACAAACCCTTTAGCCTATGACAAAGTTCCAGAAGCAAATTATAGCTTATGGAATAATTACGAAAATTTTGATAGCGCAATTAATAATAGTAAAAAAAGAGTTGCTAACAACAACAATTTTAAACTAATAAATGATAATGCTAAATGGTTAAAAGACACTCAAGACGATACATTAATTTACTTGAGCTTAGATGCCTATAAAAAAGATCTTGAAAATAACAAAAATGAATCTATAAAGTATAAATCTATTAGTGATTTTACAACAAACCTAACATTTAACTCTCCTCAATACGAGCTTTCTAAAATTGAAGCTGATAAAGATTTAGCCGATAAAAGAACCGCTTGGCATAAAAACTTAAAAAAAGATATTTATGTTGATGAAGCTTTAAATGTATTGAGTGAATTAAAAATAAAATCTAAAAATCACTTAGTAAAAAATTAA
- the lpxB gene encoding lipid-A-disaccharide synthase, translated as MKYYIISGEASGDLHGSNLMKALFLEDKQAEIRFWGGDLMTEVGGTLVKHYKERAFMGFAEVITNLSTILGFIKFCKEDILKFNPDKIIFIDNSGFNLRIAKWAKEANFHTVYYISPQVWASRSGRVKDIKRDIDEMYVILPFVEDFYKKFDYKVTFVGHPLLDAIANRPQVKEFEFRKEHQLGEKPIIALLPGSRKQEIKKLLAVMLKMADKFTDYQFVIAGAPSQDYHFYQQFINKENVKFVSNKTYDLLSVSYAAIVTSGTATLETALFKVPEIVCYKTSWISYQIGKRLIDLKFISLVNLIMNKEVVKELIQNDFNEKTLEAELHKILDEENRTKMFLNYFELEKKLGGKGASLKTAKMISKS; from the coding sequence ATGAAATATTATATTATTTCTGGGGAAGCTTCTGGAGATTTACACGGTTCTAATTTAATGAAAGCATTATTTTTAGAAGATAAACAGGCAGAAATTAGATTTTGGGGAGGAGATTTAATGACTGAAGTTGGTGGTACCTTGGTGAAGCATTATAAAGAAAGAGCTTTTATGGGGTTTGCGGAGGTTATAACTAACCTTTCAACCATATTAGGGTTTATAAAATTCTGTAAAGAAGATATTTTAAAATTTAATCCAGATAAAATAATTTTTATAGACAATTCAGGTTTTAATTTACGTATTGCTAAATGGGCAAAAGAAGCTAATTTTCATACAGTATATTATATTTCTCCTCAAGTTTGGGCAAGTAGATCTGGAAGAGTTAAAGATATAAAACGCGATATAGACGAAATGTATGTTATTCTTCCTTTTGTGGAAGATTTTTACAAAAAATTCGATTATAAAGTAACTTTTGTTGGTCATCCTTTACTAGATGCTATTGCAAATAGACCACAAGTAAAAGAATTTGAGTTTAGAAAAGAACATCAATTAGGTGAAAAACCAATTATTGCATTATTGCCAGGTAGTAGAAAACAGGAAATAAAAAAGCTACTAGCAGTTATGTTAAAAATGGCTGATAAATTTACAGATTATCAGTTTGTAATTGCTGGTGCTCCAAGTCAAGATTACCATTTTTATCAGCAATTTATTAATAAAGAAAATGTAAAGTTTGTAAGTAATAAAACCTATGATTTGTTGTCGGTTTCTTATGCCGCAATTGTTACTTCAGGAACGGCAACTTTAGAAACAGCATTGTTTAAAGTACCAGAAATTGTGTGTTATAAAACAAGTTGGATTTCATATCAAATTGGAAAGCGTTTAATTGATTTGAAATTTATTTCTTTAGTAAATTTAATTATGAATAAAGAAGTAGTTAAAGAATTAATTCAAAACGATTTTAATGAAAAAACACTAGAAGCAGAACTTCATAAAATTTTAGATGAAGAAAACCGTACAAAAATGTTTCTTAATTATTTTGAATTAGAAAAAAAATTAGGAGGAAAAGGTGCTTCATTAAAAACTGCAAAAATGATATCAAAAAGTTGA